Proteins from a single region of Campylobacter sputorum:
- a CDS encoding LemA family protein, with the protein MYSSVDVYLKRRYDLIPNLVASTSKIMGHEKDLFSKITTLRTMCGDAKNDLDKFALNNELSRFLCSIKAALENYPQIKSNENILSLQHSLDDIQKQISAVRRACNFAVMVYNNACEMFLTNIIANLFNFQKKEFLKKTKYKIKYKPKRSFQMSLYKLLINRQDIAAVKKSDEK; encoded by the coding sequence ATATATTCAAGTGTAGATGTTTATTTAAAAAGACGATATGATTTGATTCCAAATTTAGTAGCAAGTACTAGTAAAATAATGGGGCACGAAAAAGATCTTTTTAGTAAGATAACTACACTTAGAACAATGTGTGGCGATGCAAAAAATGATTTAGATAAATTTGCTCTTAACAACGAGCTTTCGCGATTTTTATGTAGTATAAAAGCAGCATTAGAAAATTATCCACAAATAAAATCAAATGAGAATATTTTAAGCTTACAGCACTCTCTTGATGATATACAAAAACAGATAAGTGCAGTAAGAAGAGCTTGTAACTTTGCTGTTATGGTCTATAATAATGCTTGCGAAATGTTTCTAACTAATATAATTGCAAATTTATTTAATTTTCAAAAGAAAGAATTTTTGAAGAAGACGAAATATAAAATCAAATATAAACCCAAAAGATCTTTTCAAATGAGTTTATATAAACTTTTGATAAACCGCCAAGATATCGCAGCTGTTAAAAAATCTGATGAAAAGTAG
- a CDS encoding flagellar hook-length control protein FliK, giving the protein MQTLLDIINDNFSPNIAKKTQKNDGEGKSDIFLKLLNSLNTENTDKPQISDILNLKEINNINNEIDLNITKKVDPKNLFEASNFLQILSLLEVLNGGKINKFPILNSKMTEFFSVEKNVLEIKSAKNILELVKISKKFDLGLEKISITKDLTNKFEKEFKELAKKNFFKIENNLKFDEITKSKINQMAKIDPKKDDANLPKLLANLDNKNTKSEITTDKIIKSKNENDLNIENKIIDKKTDLNLQNQKSTNEKILQSLQKENEVNSDLNIQTTKNTNEKKQEITNEKIQQLPQKENEIKSQNKIDKKMPFEEILKDKNLNNESKFDKIVKSDEIINKISQKIPENTHKIEIPQDKNIDKKPQENNQIKQNIQKEDMLKTALNPSMQTDKEQNKKDDNQQSQNKNSSDELNLIVKDIVKNAQNQMKNIEVKRTFESFATTLKDQIENYKPPIMRVNMVLNPEKLGEVEITIINRGNNLHINFNSTSQAMSLFLQNQAEFKASLVNMGFSELQMNFSDQNQNKNQEQSSKKFRYTKNDNELQDEEMEHNLLEIVVPRYI; this is encoded by the coding sequence ATGCAAACGCTTTTAGATATTATAAACGATAATTTTAGTCCAAATATAGCCAAAAAAACTCAGAAAAATGACGGAGAAGGAAAAAGTGATATTTTTTTGAAATTACTAAACTCATTAAACACAGAAAATACAGACAAACCACAGATATCTGATATTTTAAATTTAAAAGAAATAAATAATATTAATAATGAAATAGATTTAAATATAACCAAAAAAGTGGATCCTAAAAATCTATTTGAAGCGTCAAATTTTTTACAAATTTTAAGTTTATTGGAAGTTTTAAATGGTGGAAAAATAAATAAATTTCCTATCTTAAATTCCAAAATGACAGAATTTTTCTCAGTAGAAAAAAATGTATTAGAGATAAAAAGTGCTAAAAATATATTAGAACTTGTTAAAATTTCAAAAAAATTTGATCTTGGTTTGGAAAAAATCAGCATTACAAAAGATTTAACTAACAAATTTGAAAAAGAATTTAAAGAACTAGCCAAAAAAAACTTTTTTAAAATAGAAAATAATCTCAAATTTGACGAGATAACAAAATCTAAAATAAACCAAATGGCAAAAATAGACCCTAAAAAAGATGACGCAAATTTACCAAAACTTCTTGCAAATTTGGATAATAAAAATACAAAATCTGAAATTACTACAGATAAAATTATTAAATCAAAAAATGAAAATGATTTAAATATAGAAAACAAAATCATTGATAAAAAAACGGATTTAAATTTACAAAATCAAAAAAGTACGAATGAGAAAATATTGCAATCACTACAAAAAGAAAATGAAGTAAACTCTGATTTAAACATACAAACTACAAAAAATACAAATGAGAAAAAACAAGAAATAACAAATGAAAAAATACAACAATTGCCACAAAAGGAAAATGAAATAAAATCACAAAATAAAATAGATAAAAAAATGCCTTTTGAAGAAATTCTTAAAGATAAAAATTTAAATAATGAGTCTAAATTTGATAAAATTGTAAAATCAGATGAAATTATAAATAAAATATCTCAAAAAATACCTGAAAATACTCACAAAATAGAAATCCCACAAGATAAAAATATAGACAAAAAACCACAAGAAAACAACCAAATAAAACAAAATATACAAAAAGAAGATATGTTAAAAACAGCATTAAATCCATCTATGCAAACAGACAAAGAACAAAATAAAAAAGACGATAATCAACAAAGTCAAAATAAAAATAGCAGTGATGAATTAAATCTCATAGTAAAAGATATAGTCAAAAATGCACAAAACCAGATGAAAAACATAGAAGTTAAAAGAACATTTGAAAGTTTTGCAACGACACTAAAAGATCAAATTGAAAACTACAAACCACCTATTATGCGTGTAAATATGGTTTTAAATCCAGAAAAACTTGGTGAAGTTGAAATCACAATCATTAATCGCGGAAACAATCTGCATATAAATTTTAACTCAACATCCCAAGCCATGAGCTTATTTTTGCAAAATCAAGCAGAATTTAAAGCAAGTCTAGTAAACATGGGATTTAGTGAATTGCAAATGAATTTTAGTGATCAAAATCAAAACAAAAATCAAGAGCAAAGCTCTAAGAAATTTAGATATACAAAAAATGATAATGAACTTCAAGATGAAGAGATGGAACACAATTTGCTAGAAATTGTAGTACCTAGATATATATAA
- the typA gene encoding translational GTPase TypA codes for MENIRNIAVIAHVDHGKTTMVDELLKQSGTFSSHETVGERVMDSNDIERERGITILSKNTAIHYKDYKINIIDTPGHADFGGEVERVLRMVDGVLLLVDAQEGVMPQTKFVLKKALGFGLRPIVVINKVDKPAADPERVINEIFDLFVALDANDEQLDFPVIYAAAKNGFARYNLEDTNTDMIPLFETIINHVPTPAGSKDSPLQLQVFTLDYDNYVGKIGIARMFNGTIKKNASVMLMKADGTKVNGRISKLIGFLGLQRQEINEASVGDIVAIAGFEALDVGDSIVDPNNPMPLDALHIEEPTLSVIFSVNDSPLAGTEGKFVTSNKIDERLASEMKTNIAMRYENVGEGKFKVSGRGELQITILAENMRREGFEFCLGRPEVIVKDIEGVKCEPFELLVVDVPDDCTGVTIEKLGRKKAEMVSMSPTGDGQTRIEFEIPARSLIGFRSQFLTDTRGEGVMNHSFLEFRPVIGSVEQRGNGALVSMESGVALAYSLWNLQERGILFVGPQTKVYVGMIIGEHSRPNDLDVNPIKGKNLTNVRASGSDDAIKLVPPRILSLERALEWIEEDELVEVTPLNIRVRKRYLDPIARKRMSKTKS; via the coding sequence TTGGAAAATATAAGAAATATAGCCGTTATTGCTCATGTTGATCATGGTAAAACAACTATGGTCGATGAGTTATTAAAACAATCAGGAACTTTTAGCAGCCACGAAACAGTTGGTGAAAGAGTTATGGATAGTAACGATATAGAAAGAGAAAGAGGTATTACAATTCTTTCTAAAAATACGGCAATTCATTATAAAGATTATAAAATAAACATTATAGACACTCCAGGACACGCTGATTTCGGTGGCGAAGTTGAGCGTGTTTTAAGAATGGTAGACGGTGTTTTGTTGCTAGTTGACGCACAAGAAGGCGTAATGCCACAGACTAAATTTGTTCTTAAAAAAGCTTTAGGCTTTGGTTTAAGACCGATTGTTGTCATAAACAAAGTTGATAAACCAGCAGCTGATCCAGAAAGAGTTATAAATGAGATTTTTGATCTTTTTGTTGCACTAGATGCAAATGACGAACAGCTTGATTTTCCTGTTATTTATGCAGCTGCAAAAAATGGTTTTGCAAGATACAATTTAGAAGATACAAATACTGATATGATTCCACTTTTTGAAACTATTATAAATCATGTTCCAACTCCTGCTGGAAGTAAAGATTCACCTTTGCAACTTCAAGTTTTCACGCTTGATTACGATAATTATGTTGGCAAAATTGGTATTGCTAGAATGTTTAATGGAACGATTAAGAAAAACGCTTCAGTTATGCTTATGAAAGCAGATGGAACAAAAGTAAATGGTCGCATTAGCAAACTTATAGGATTTTTGGGTCTTCAAAGACAAGAGATAAATGAAGCAAGTGTTGGAGATATAGTAGCTATTGCAGGATTTGAGGCTTTAGATGTTGGAGATAGTATTGTTGATCCAAATAATCCTATGCCACTTGATGCACTTCATATAGAAGAGCCAACCCTTAGTGTTATTTTTAGTGTAAATGATAGCCCTCTTGCAGGAACAGAAGGTAAATTTGTAACTTCAAATAAAATTGATGAACGCTTAGCAAGTGAGATGAAGACAAATATCGCCATGAGATATGAAAATGTTGGAGAGGGTAAATTTAAAGTTAGCGGAAGGGGCGAGCTTCAAATCACAATATTAGCAGAAAATATGCGAAGAGAAGGGTTTGAGTTTTGTCTTGGCAGACCTGAGGTTATAGTAAAAGATATAGAAGGTGTTAAGTGTGAACCTTTTGAGCTTTTAGTTGTTGATGTGCCAGATGATTGTACTGGAGTTACTATAGAAAAACTTGGAAGAAAAAAAGCCGAAATGGTAAGTATGAGCCCAACAGGAGATGGTCAAACAAGGATAGAGTTTGAAATTCCTGCACGCTCTCTTATAGGTTTTAGAAGTCAGTTTTTAACAGATACTAGAGGCGAGGGCGTTATGAATCATAGCTTTTTGGAATTTCGCCCTGTTATAGGAAGTGTAGAACAAAGAGGAAATGGGGCTTTAGTGAGTATGGAAAGTGGAGTTGCCCTAGCTTATTCGCTTTGGAATTTACAAGAAAGAGGAATTCTTTTTGTTGGTCCTCAAACAAAAGTTTATGTTGGAATGATTATAGGCGAGCATAGCCGCCCAAATGATCTAGATGTTAATCCAATAAAAGGTAAAAATTTAACCAATGTTAGAGCAAGCGGAAGTGATGATGCTATAAAACTTGTTCCACCTAGAATACTTTCTTTAGAAAGAGCGTTAGAATGGATAGAAGAAGATGAGCTTGTTGAGGTAACTCCGCTAAATATACGCGTTAGAAAAAGATATCTTGATCCAATTGCTAGAAAAAGAATGTCTAAAACAAAAAGTTAG